The nucleotide window tttttttcaatctttaattCATCAACTAATAAGCCTGAATGCTACGACTATTAGCCTAGACATTGCATCCGTATTGGTTATCTACACTTATAACCTTAACTTCAGGAGTGGGAGGAGCCAAATAATGATTAACATGCTCAACTAACTCAGTATCCCCATCTTCCTCCTCAACATCAACTCTATCAATGTGATGATCAACTTCGTTGTCACTTGGTTTAAATTTTCTATAGAAATATAAAGCAGATGTCATACTTAACCGAGGTTCCACATTAACAATTTCctatattgatatttttctacTTACATTGCCACCTAACCTAGATGGACCAACTGCTTATAATACTTGTGTGATTCTCTGAGAGTTACTTGGAACTTGGATCAACTCCATactaaaagagtttttttttctagatctattatttaaataaagctCTAGTATATTAATCCCATTAATCATCGTAAACCCAAAGATTGAATTCACACTTTCATTACTACATATTGGTACACCGAAATAACGAGCTTGAATGACCTCGATTTGTAACATTCTTCAAGtaatttcaacttttatttcaaatatatttcagTCAAGTCGATCACATAACATTCTAGATATCTTGTACATGTCTAATGTAGTAGTTAAAAACTCATGACTTCCTTCATTATAAGTGATACCATTATCGGTATTGACAATAATACCATACTGGAAgcataatatttctaaattactagacttttttttatcatataacacaacaaaacaaaacacaattctagtttattaatatcttatgTGATTATCTGAGAGTTACTTGGAACCTGGGTCAACTTCATACTAAAAGAGTTTCTTTATCTAGATCTATTATTCAAATAAAGCTCTAGCAAATTAATCCCATTAATCATCGTAAACCCAAACATTGAATTCACACTTTCATTATTACATATTGGTACACCGAAATAACGAGCTTGATTGGCCCCGGTTTGTAACATCCTCCAAGtaatttcaacttttattttaaacatattcCAGTCAAATCGATCACATAACATTTTAAATATCTCGTACATGTCTAATGTAGCAATTAAGAACTCATGACTTCCTCCATTATAAGTGATACCATTGTCGGTATTGATAATAATACCATACTGGAAGCATAATATTCCTAAATTACTAGATATTTTATCATATAACACAACACAACATAACAAAACACAATTctagtttattaatatcttgggGTTAATTAAAGTgcataatttatcaataaaaccaTAACAATAACATAATCGGCTACATTAAATTAGTCAACGAATacctaaattcatcaaatttcactaccataacaaaattatcaattaaattcatgtatttcatagccaattttcttattttatatgtaattcagtataatccataatttaacctaaataaacaaactctaacaaaataattttattaattcacaATCAGCAACAACCCaaaatcattgattattttacaaaataacataattatcaactcaaattatatctaattaacATAATCCctaattcaaaaccctaacattctatgaaatcaaattaacacACACTAGCATgaattacattaaattaataaagaagAAATGATTAATATACCTCTAAATGTAGAATATGGGTGGTAATGGTGACCGATGGTGGATGTTTTGGTCAGAAAATGGATGATCTGCAATGAGGAGAGAGGGAGGgggagagcgagagagagagagaggtctcGCTGACGGTAGTGAGAGGGGAGGGGTGGGTGGCtgtggggagagagagagaaaggagaaaagaaagaaagaaagggaaagaaaatagctttgtatataaatttaaaataaaatcacaaatgCCATGTGCAACATGTAACTCGTGTATCGCAGTTGCTATCTGCAACTTGTAAAACTATGTTATATCCctgcatattttctttttctggttcATTTCATGAAACAAAATTGGTATCTGCAACTCAGGTGTCGCAATTTCCATATGTGACTTGTGAAACTATGactatatttctaaatattttcttctttgtgttgctttatcatatttttttttaataactgctaaaaaccaaaaaaaaaaagaagctagaaTAAAGGTGTTGAAGACAACAATATTGTctgcatgtatatatgtaatttgGATTTGAGTGGTTTATAGACATGTCCATGTTACCATGAGGACAATATCTGTAATTAATGCTTCACGTGATCGCATGCCAAAACATGGAACGCCAACCCATTTTCGATCCCAAGATGATGAGCCATTTCTAATTCTCGAGCAACTTGACAGTGGCTTCATGGCTTATGTAAAACGTACTTCCGCATTTAAGCCACTTGCTAGGAAGGGAAACGAGTCTAGGATGGCCTAGAGTGCCTACAAGAAATTGAGACACAAAGTAATGCATTCGTGAAAGAAGAAAACTTGAAGAGAAATATTATAGAGCGTCATGCTATTATATGCTGCAGTTTTTTGGTAAAATCTGGCCAATGTGCCACTAACTGGAAAACAAATCAGCACAAAAACCTTCCTCGTTTTCTTACCAGAAAATAGAAATCGAGTTTCAAGAAAAGACAGATTCAAAATCCATAATCAGGATAACAAGGGAAACAACAGTGTACATAGAGGGGGCTTTTGACCTGAGTTCATGCGAAGTCAAAATGTGGACTCCTATGAAACTAACAAGGTCATAGCTCCATCTACTACAGATTTTGCGCCCCTCTGATCAACATTTTATCTGGTATTCAATGGCAAGCATTTAGCTCATGCACTAACAACCAACAACTCCTCCAAAAGATTGATGCTTATGACAAAGCATTCTTGGTACTGCAAAGGTATTCCCAGTAACGATTTAGCATGTGATCATTTGGTCTAACCTGCTCCCACTTTCCTGTGCAGAATATTGCATATGCATCAGCAGCATACCTACAAGAAATTAGAGAAGTTTATCAGAGTTTCCCATGATAAAGCTAACACAGTTTTAAAGGAAGAAAGTATCTAccatgatgaaaaaataataattacacttaCTTTCCAACACCAGGCAACTGAGTGACATGGGTCCAGTCCTCCTCTAAATAGTCTTCAGATAATCGCTGTACCATCTTTGCTCTCGTCTTTTGTAAACCTAGACTTTTAATTGCTCTTTCAATCTCCTCTGTTGCAACCCCAGTGGCAGCCTTTGCATCAGGACACAGAGTAAAGAGGTCTGCTACAACTCTTTCAGCCTGCATTTAGTTATGTTCTATTTAAGTAAACTGACTGCATCAATGCTTATGCAGTGGTCCCTTCATGTTTGAAATCAGGTCGAAATTAAGTGGATGAAGAATACTGAAAAAAGGTTTTTGTTAGCTACATTCAACCCAATTTTCTGCCAAATAATGATAGGAGAAGGGGATAAATTGATATACAGATTAGGATTGCTACTCAAGAACCAAATCAAGCAATACCACAAAACCAAACCAATCCTTAACCGAAGGCCTGTTGAGGGACTGAGAGGGTGGGTGGGGTTTTCAAAAGGGAAGAGGAATCAAGGCTTGTGCTTCATGATGCTCAATCATATCTATGCATTTATATCATAATCTTCTTATTCTTATAGCTTAACTCCCctattcaaaaaaagaaagaaagaaactctaATCCAAAATGGAAAACTTAATGTTTAATGCTAACTCACAATAACCAGTACAAGATCTCTCCCTCCATTTTATTCCCATCCAGTTCCCCCGTCTTGCCATAATATCAACATTTACCAATCGAATCCAATGAGCTATGATCCCCAGAATCTAAGAGTGATACATCTGCTTGTGTGCTTGGGTGGCGAGCAACTTGTTTAGGCACTCAAAAAGATGACACAGTTGGCAGtataaataaaatctttgtaTAACATTTGATGTTGTCGTTGTTGAGAGCCATCACCATAGTCTTATAGGAACAAGAATGATAGCAAATAAATTTGCAATCCATGAACAAAGGCAGGgatttttctttccataaaGATTACATCTAGACCTATATAGTCTCCTAATTGCAGGTTCGACATAAATTTGCAAGACATGAACTGATTGTTCTTGGTTTCTAATTACGTGGAACATGGTAGAGAAATGGAATAGCACCTGTCACCAGACAATAGACAGGTACAAAACTAAAAGGCTGGTGTTTTTAGCAAAAGAAATGAAACCATGCAAAAATTCCAGCCAGAGAAATATATCAATGAACCTTAAAAAGTTGATTGGTAACAGAGAGGACCTAGCTCTTTAGAGAGTCTTAACTAACTACAGTTTGTAGATGCTCTACATAACGCCTTGTACATCCTCGACAggcaaaaataacataaaaaatcactCAAATGAGCACAATAGTTAAGAGGGCAAGACCAACTTCCAATGCCTTGGGAAATAGTCCAAAGCAAAAGCTGGCTGCGTTCAAATTCTCAGGCCAGTATAAAGTTTGCTTACAATTACTTGAAGTTTTATTCAGAAACACAGTGGGAAAGTACACAACCTAGTGGTACAAAAAGGAAAACCTTCCAACTTCTATGAAGCTGTCAAACAATTAAAGAAGTGTAAATCCGAAATTGGCTGCACGAGCTACATGAATCATCCATCCTCATTCCTATTTGTATAGGGAAACAATTTCCAAGATCTTTTACAGATAAATAGCACcataaagtttcaatttttttttttatttgaagttcagtactttttaatttacaagATCCCAACAAGTCTTCTAACCCAGACCCAATTATCAACAGTACattaacaactaaaattcacaAAGTAATCAGCTAAAAGGTTAACATTCACGAATACCCACAAATATCAatttcaagaagaaaataaaaccaCCAAAAGAACAGGAAAAGACTGAGACTTGGAGAGCATATAGAGTACCCGAGTACCAGCAGTGCGATTAAGGAGCATACAAATGACCAAAACTCTCCAAGGGTCATGTGCATGATTATGCAAGAACCCAAATTCAGATTGTGGTGGCTTCCATGTGTTGTCTGCTGTTTTCCTTTCGTAAGCCTCATCAAACTTATTGTAATAAGGACTAGTAGTAGCAGAAAGAAGTGACGTTTTTGtcccttctttcttcttcttcttcttagacCTGCCAATGACATTGGCATCCTTCTCTTTATCTTCTTCCTGATTCGAAATTGGtttcttctttctcctctttGCCTTGTTGGAATTGCTGCATTCTTCTATGTCTAACTCACCCACTCTTGAGCTTTCCATGCTCAACTGCATTGCCATTGAGTGTCAGAAATGCTCGTCTTATGCAGTTTCCTTCTGCTGGACTGTTTTGTAGTCAATCCAATGTTTTCAGGCCCATTACACCTCTTGCAGGCTTGCAGCTTAAATTCTAAGTTTCCCAGCCACCATGCCAAAATGAGTAAACGAAAAGGCTAACTACTGTGGTGTCATAATCAAACTTTTAGTAAACTCGTGCTTAACTAATGATCCTATAATTTGTGTGGATTAGctgaagttaatttaatttaaattttaattatattgattgaGTTATAGATTGATTCTTTAGGTTAATCAATTTCGagttaatttttatctaatttaatttgaaactctactaaaactaaattttaaattaacaagtcatcaaattaatctgttaaattaaattattaattataataataaaaataaaaacttaaaaatcacTTCATCAATCTCAAATCTCAATCCTATATTAATAATACAAGACCTAAATGATTACTAATtagtttatgataaaaaaatactttttatttgttttgatattttaaactaaaatagaGATTTTTGCTAATgtgaataaaaattttgaagatGGATTCGAATACCTCAACAGTTGGAGCAGCTAGGCGGGCAAATTCTGCATTATATAGCCCCCGTTAAACATTTTGATCAAGTCTAAGCAGACTTTTCTTTCTCAGCAAATGCACCATGTTCCCGGATACCGTTAGGTAGATAAACATGAATGTTCCCGTTAATAAGGGAGGCTAGGTCGTGCCCACGTTGGAATAGATGGTGAACTTAATTCCTGCTGACAAAAGTTAAGGTCTGGAAGAGAGGCTCACGAGTGTTCCCATCTTTAGGCCAACACACAAGTCTGGACTGCCTGCTTCAGGTTAAGAAATGAGAGTATTTTATTGATGATGGGGCCTGCTAGGGGACTCAGTCTGTCTAGAATCTCTACCTctgttgttttttcctttcttcccaCTTCTTGTTTTGCTTTCTAGCTTGCTCTTATTTATGTGATTTTCACTTGAAAGTTTCAGATTTAAACCCTCACCCTAGGGCTAAGAGGAATAATAGAATAAGGATTATGTTATATTAGTTAGATCATACATGTAtagattataaatataaaatataaaaagtggTGAAaactagattatttttttttcaaaatacactagtagaaaaaaatataacttttgtgTACATAGGATGAATCCAAATTCAAGTTTTACCTGAGAGCTTCACGATATTTAGATGGGCATGCCCAACAAAGTGAGAGCATATTAATCATTTTGGATCCAATCTTTAGCACCTAATCATGTGTTTATGTTATGCTAATTCCAACCAACAAGTTAGGGATTCTGTGTTAGCTCCAATGATTTATGATATAAGATAATATGTGAGATTGACATGACAGCAAGAATAAAACAGGCCTTGGATTCCCTCGTCGAATAAACTTCAGTTTTGTTACATAATTGGCAAGGCGGCGATGATAACCGGTGGAGCTAGTGGAGTAGTACAAGTCCATAGCATTATAGCAAGGTTGTTTATACAACATGATGCCAAGGTTCTCGTTGTCAATATCCAAGATGAACTTGGTCGCTGCCTCTATATGAAGAACTTGGCTCCCAAAATTCAACATCTTACATTCCTAGTGACACGCGACTCCGATGTGCAAAACGTTGCAGACTTGGCTGTCTCCATGAATGCAAAGCTTGATGTTTTATACAACAACGCTGATGTTTCAAGCGACGTAGATCCCAGAATCTTAGCTACCACCGGTGACGAATTCAAAAGGGTTGTTGATGTCAATTTTGTTTGGTGCTTTCTCAGAGCTAAACATGCCGCCAGGATAATGATTCCAGTCAAGACGATGTATTTTCTTCACTTCCAAATCTAGTTTCTGTAATTTGCGGAAAATTTCCTCGTGCATGTGGAGCATCAAAGCACGCCATGGTGAGAGTGGCTAAGAAACTATGTGAAGCTGGTGCAGTATGGAATAAAAGTTGAACCTCATTTCTCCGATTGCAGTGGCAACTCCATTGCTGACAAAAGGTTTGGTAACATGGAGAAGGTTGAGTTCTTCTCAGAGACAAATTGAAAGTTATGCAGTACCAAAAGCAGAGGCAATCCTATATTTTGCAACCTGTGAGTCCAAATATGTAAAAGTATTGCCTATATTTTGCAACCTGTGAGTCCAAATATGTAAAAGTTATGCAGTACCAAAAGCAGAGGCAATCCTATATTTTGCAACCTGTGAGTCCAAATATGTAATGGAATTAGCCTAGTGTTTGATTTTGAAGGGTATCGTCAGCCAAACCCTACACTTCAAACGACAATTGAAGGTTACTTTCATAATCTTTATGTACAAGAAAGCTCTATTATGATATAAATACAgaaattatcaataataataacataaaaagcCACGCTCACATTATAGATAAAAGCAAACATtttgataaagataaaaataaactaattaaattaaaactttttctttgaCCTAATTATCGATTAGAAGATTTAGCTTGTATAAATCATTATTGGTTTGATACCAATAATGCTAGTCGGTTTAGTATgataaggatatatatatatatgtccacGATTAAAAATTCAGTAAAGGTCCATTTGTTAAACTGGCATGCCCAGTAACTCATGTGTGGTATTTGAAACGTCTTCCTAGTTATATTGTCAATCTTTTAGATAAACCtcttaaacaattaaaagactTAGTATATTGCGATGTGTGATTTGATCGAAATTCTGATTTTACAGTTTTGGAATAAGATgagttcttctttcttttttgattacCTTCCTCGCGTATGTATAAGACCGAATCCATTCGATTTCTAAAAGGGATTACTAATCCTTAACTTCTCGAGAAATCCTTCATCAGTGGTTGTGAATGACTGATTTTTCTCAATCTTTTCAACCTCTTGGTTCCGTAGGAGCAAGTTAGAAAGATTGAGAAATAGAACCATCTGATTTGATTCGTTCTCAATAGCCATGAGATGATCATCTTAGGGTGATCTTTTTGTCGACGGATGCTCCTATTACACTTGTAGTCTCTGAAGGATGAGAACCAACTATGTAGCATTTACATCgagaatttaaatattgtatacGTCATTAGTCTGATCTTTTGTAGGAGCTACCTGTAATAACGAACTTGCAAAATGAATCTGTTTATCATAAAGAGATTTGTTGTTCCTAACCCTGCTTCACCTTAATTGTTATTTGAACAAGTAAAAGTTATGTCTTGGTCCGAGTGGGGATAATATTTCTCTTCTGCATGTCCATGGATTCACTTTTCATGTTCACTTGCAATGCAGGCTATGCTATTGAACCCATCACCAATTAATAGTGATTTTAAGAATTTCACAGTAAGCAAAGACCTAAGtctagataaaaatatagaCCTTGTTTCAGCAAAGAGGGTACCTACTGATCGATGAACCTATTTTCTATATGTGATTTGTTTGTTTAACAGTTCATAATTAAAAGGGTTAAATGCAAGATGATAGTACATATATTTTGGTTTGGTAGAATGCTAAACTTAGATGATTTAGTTCTAACAAAATGTTAGACTCAATACTTTTGAATTCAGTTGTGTATTGAGCTCGAGTGCATATGAGTTTAGCAAGATACCAAACTCAACACCCATAAGATTCAGGTACGTGTTGGAACCTAAATACATGTAGATCTAGCAAGATACCAGACCCGATATCCTTGGGGGTTAGCTACGCGTTAAGCCTAAGTATATATAGGTCTAGCAATGCCACACCCAACACTATTAGATTTAACTATGTGTTGAACCCAAGTACTTCTGGGCTTGGCAAGTTGTCAAACTCATCACTCTTGATTTTAGCTACTTGTTTAGCACAAATGCTCGTGGGTCTGACAAGATGTTAGACCCAATACCTTTAGATTCAACTACGTGTTAAGCTCAAGTGCTTATAAGTCTGACAAGATATTAGACCCAATACATTTAGGTTCAACTATACACTGGGATCAAATACACGTTGGTGTGGCAAAATGTCATACCCAGTATTTTTGGGTTTGACTACGTGTTGAACCCAAGTATAAGTTAATCTGAAAGATGTGAGACTCAATACCTTTATATTCAACTATGCACTCAGCCCAAATACATGCGTGTGTGACAAGATGTTAGACCCAATATTTTTGGATTCAGCAATGCGCTAAACCCAAGTACAAGTGGGTCTGACAAGATACCAGACGCATCACCCTTGGATTCAGCTACATGCTGAGTCCAAATACATATGAGTTTGACAAATTGCTAGACTTATCGCCCTTAGATTTGAAATCTTTCCATTCaagtctatatatatttttgagttgACAATCTTTTTAGGCCTTTTGTTGAGtcacaagaatttatttttctattcttatgtcttttaacataaaatattaaaagacaaGAATGATCATCTCCCTACATCATTGgatatataaaagttttgtaGAAGCATGTCATATTTccatcaataattaatattgtgtaaaGGGTATCAACCCctcattaatattgtgtaaacAACATATATCTCTTATTAATATTGTATAAGGGATATTTATCCCTTATTAATGTTATCAGGAGGAGACGATATTCTAACCTCTCCATTCAAGTAACATAACAAATTTTAGAGGCTATATATACCATCTGAACCATACATGTAAAGGATTTACATTTTTCATATTCTTTattcatacttttatttttacaaagcatttatcattaataactaaaaacaaatactcttgttcttaagaatttaaaatttattcttttattttttgtaatctcTTATTAAAAGCCACTGATTTTATCATTGAATAGTCCTtaaatcccataaaaaataactattttacaAGTGTTGTATTTTCTATCACTAATTCATCAACTTCTTGAATGCTGAAAAGGAAATATTAACGTAAACATATAATTACCCTctatccaaacattaaaaaaaccaacattcCTGAGCATTTTGAAACATCATCATGTACCTCCAATTCAGATCATtctatgataaataaaaaagaatcttcATTCAAAATCATTTATCACACTAAACATGTTTTGTGCAACAGGAGTCTTGAACTATTTTGGCTGACGAGCTAATGTTAGAATGTCTTATTTAAAGTTGATGAGAGTCGTTCGGTCATAAGAAGACATGTTAGCGTCGAAGTAGTGATAccatctatatattttattctcattcaataaatatttgatgagaaaattatttttaaaaaatctacatATTATACTAATGCATaattatatattcaaaaaacaaaagataatatcattataaaacattataatattcataatataatGGCATACTTAGATAATCaattacatattattttaataaagtaatttaaagaaattttctgttagaaaataaaacaaaataaagagatATCTAAGAAAAATACCAAGCATACATGGGCCTAGGATGAAGGTCCATGAGCCTTTTTTTTCTAACGGATAAACGACACATCACCTActcctcatatatatatatatatatatatatatatatatatatatatatatatatatatatatatatatatataaacaatgtaTCATCTTCTTGATGATTTTCCAGTCATTTTTGAACTTCTTTTcacatgaaaatatcaaaaatattacagaaaccaaaataaactcattttaaatctcaaaACACACATAGtcactctaaaaataaaaataaaatctatcgTAATCAAAAACAACTTTAAAGGTCCCGATCTATTTTTTATGAcatgttaaaagaaaaacacttatATAAATCTCTATCTCTGAGATGAATTTATTGATACCAAAATCGATATTTTTAGTGGTCAAAATATGAGTAACGATATACTTTCTCTTTCCTCACTAGTTCTACACggctttctctctcctctcaaaTTCTATgaactaaaacatataaaaataaagttttagaacTGAAATATGACTCTCAaaacagaatatatatatatatatatatatatatatatatatatatatatatatatataaagtaaaatcTTCTAAATTGTAGTTTTTCATGGCTATGAGAAGTAACagaaaaaaggtttttatttttatattaaatctgatccttgttattttaattttttagttaaaaaatttttaaaaaaaattgcaaagcatcaatttaatgttaggatatttttttatatcataaatacAATATcacccaaaataaaacaaattatgagcTTTAAAATCATGTCAATCAATATAATGtaagggatgcaattgaaaaaaaaaagtttagagaCCAcaacaacacaaattttcaagtACCAAAAAATAGGAAGACCACCTATGTTGTAGTTATCCTCGGTTCATACACTGACCAAATAAGTTCATAGCTCCAACCTGGAATAAGGTATGGAAAATTGTCTTGCTTTCCCAGCAgtaaaattaatctttatttttatacactGGCTAAATAAGTTCATTGCTTCAATctagaataatatttaatcCAACATGGGCTACATCAACTCCCAGCAATTCACCGAATAAATTGACAAGTCTAGCATTCCAAGCCCACCAAGCAAGCAAAACCTGTGATTTCTTAGTCGAAACCAGCTAAACTAGAGTTCCAAAGAGCTTTTCACGGGATAACACCTCCTGggagattataattttttttataatataatgatTCGCGCATTGCCGTGGTTGCGGTGCTGACATTCAACCAGGAAAATATCAATCACGAATTTCAGAAAAAAGTATATTGGATCGAAAACTCAACA belongs to Populus nigra chromosome 18, ddPopNigr1.1, whole genome shotgun sequence and includes:
- the LOC133678282 gene encoding methyl-CpG-binding domain protein 4-like protein; protein product: MAMQLSMESSRVGELDIEECSNSNKAKRRKKKPISNQEEDKEKDANVIGRSKKKKKKEGTKTSLLSATTSPYYNKFDEAYERKTADNTWKPPQSEFGFLHNHAHDPWRVLVICMLLNRTAGTRAERVVADLFTLCPDAKAATGVATEEIERAIKSLGLQKTRAKMVQRLSEDYLEEDWTHVTQLPGVGKYAADAYAIFCTGKWEQVRPNDHMLNRYWEYLCSTKNALS
- the LOC133678821 gene encoding short chain aldehyde dehydrogenase 1-like, with protein sequence MITGGASGVVQVHSIIARLFIQHDAKVLVVNIQDELGRCLYMKNLAPKIQHLTFLVTRDSDVQNVADLAVSMNAKLDVLYNNADVSSDVDPRILATTGDEFKRVVDVNFVWCFLRAKHAARIMIPVKTIGNSIADKRFGNMEKVEFFSETN